A genomic window from Sphingobacterium spiritivorum includes:
- a CDS encoding helix-turn-helix transcriptional regulator, translated as MLSSAYSALAVCYAYKYEKTGDIKDLDAVIEMCQKAVALYHRFPGHISDYTYSLSLLNLANYNLMYPVIKPAVRREIESASNEILQLTRQISNSQPLQAGALGILSNLAMKDNNVLLSEQYLLKAEAIAVTQRPVYYYTLLNIVSDLAKLYADQKNFRKAYEYQSKTTEYNSLLYNENQAATAKKLEAQYQAQKREAEFQTLTEKTASLKREKLLYIGLGVIGLIGAFFMFRSYHFKLRFSLESEKKLITEKHEAEIQFKLEQEEKARLKAEQELLTLKQQQLQREALANQLHLQHKNEVLQQLENRLSDKDINIRQVVKEEYRMDHEFEKAKFSLQELHPDFFKNLNERASHKLTNLDFKYCAYLYLGMETKQIAHLLNVEPKSVRMTKYRLKQKFNLDSETDLTVYLKNIV; from the coding sequence ATGTTGAGCTCAGCATACTCTGCATTAGCAGTATGCTATGCATATAAATATGAGAAAACAGGAGATATCAAAGATCTGGATGCTGTGATTGAAATGTGTCAAAAGGCGGTAGCACTATACCATCGTTTTCCGGGACATATTTCGGATTATACCTATTCTTTATCTTTACTGAACCTGGCTAATTATAATCTGATGTACCCGGTTATAAAGCCTGCAGTTCGCAGGGAAATTGAAAGCGCCTCTAATGAAATACTCCAACTTACCCGGCAAATATCCAACAGTCAGCCTCTTCAGGCAGGTGCTCTTGGTATTTTGAGCAATCTGGCTATGAAAGACAACAATGTGCTGCTCTCCGAACAGTATTTACTTAAGGCAGAAGCTATTGCGGTGACTCAAAGACCCGTTTATTATTATACACTGCTGAATATTGTAAGCGATCTGGCAAAGCTGTATGCGGATCAGAAAAACTTCCGGAAAGCTTATGAATATCAATCCAAAACAACGGAATACAACAGCCTGCTGTATAATGAAAATCAGGCTGCTACCGCAAAAAAACTGGAAGCACAGTATCAGGCGCAAAAAAGAGAAGCAGAATTTCAGACATTAACAGAGAAGACCGCAAGCCTTAAGCGTGAAAAATTACTGTATATAGGATTAGGTGTCATTGGATTAATTGGAGCATTTTTTATGTTTCGTTCCTATCATTTCAAACTGCGTTTTTCGTTAGAAAGTGAGAAAAAACTGATCACCGAAAAACATGAGGCAGAAATTCAGTTTAAACTGGAGCAAGAAGAGAAAGCAAGACTAAAAGCAGAACAGGAACTGCTTACATTGAAACAACAGCAACTTCAGCGCGAAGCACTGGCAAATCAACTTCATTTACAGCATAAAAACGAAGTACTTCAACAACTGGAAAACAGATTATCCGATAAAGATATTAATATCCGGCAGGTAGTCAAAGAAGAGTACCGTATGGACCACGAATTTGAAAAGGCCAAATTCAGTTTACAGGAGCTGCATCCGGATTTTTTTAAGAATCTCAATGAAAGAGCCAGTCATAAACTGACAAATCTTGATTTTAAATATTGTGCTTATCTCTACCTTGGCATGGAAACCAAACAAATTGCCCATTTGCTCAATGTAGAGCCCAAAAGTGTACGTATGACTAAGTATCGTCTCAAACAGAAGTTTAACCTGGATTCGGAGACAGATCTTACAGTTTACCTTAAGAATATTGTTTAA
- a CDS encoding DUF4870 domain-containing protein, with translation MDNKTISILSYITLIGWLIAYFAGKEKADDSARYHLKQGLGLIVFSFALSIVLQIFMSITHIYALSYISVISLVLLIIGAINASNGAKKPLPFIGSFFENKFAFIG, from the coding sequence ATGGACAACAAAACAATTTCAATCCTATCGTACATTACTTTAATCGGATGGCTGATCGCTTATTTTGCAGGGAAAGAAAAGGCAGACGATTCTGCAAGGTATCATTTGAAACAGGGACTTGGCTTGATCGTTTTTTCTTTCGCATTGAGTATTGTACTGCAGATCTTCATGAGTATTACGCATATCTATGCGTTAAGCTATATCAGTGTTATTTCACTGGTACTTCTTATTATCGGAGCGATCAATGCTTCAAACGGGGCTAAAAAACCACTTCCGTTTATTGGTAGTTTCTTTGAAAATAAATTCGCTTTTATCGGATAA
- a CDS encoding glycoside hydrolase family 16 protein, which yields MKKRRINPGFILVSCVCITTLFMTACQKNILQPKLDLELTTAGIPSSGAVPQGMELFWQDEFNAGQLDRTKWFTDYYSTCDGPVWNVVLNSRPQPIMNFTDSSIILLGDGRISSIQTYDWGSDQNKLDNSHGGYFEVRVKRGKIDPNGQNPNTAFWLDAPGPDAKRYMETGNTAFGATGIRPRGQLFEIDVFELLNAQFVMHGNVSSTGSFQGNLVTHVANGYTHIDNWVTHGVLWGPGIVSHYINGNHIKTYSNKSNIYPPNHFMNVLLGAYHNGKMEVDYIRGYRWPLTGGNELPNPGFDINTNMLPWEGTATLSTTTKYSGTAAARLAAGQYITQYVYLDNNTNYQLKYWLQGVGDMVVRAENITPVVGTATSTFTKASTAGSTFVNDVMDLKTEPMYGTDLKIVKLTFTNIGSSVITLDNIALTKGGNGGMNSTGYCSASGGTAVTSDRYISSLSTINAIRNISYTNNVKPVNGYNYYSADSIIVSPGGSFTLKMNNTPDTKWSRVKVYVDWNGNGDFVSAGEDVLALGNASQDNSSTVLNVSSNITVPATAKVGKTRMRVRFYDAWNSDPGPCGDVNYTTTQDFVISVKGAEYCTASGGINAADRYITSLSTTNAVRNIAYINNVQPANGYNYYSADSIVVSKGTSFTLKMNNTSNTKWSRIKVYVDWNGNGDFISVGETVLSLGNASQDNSATVLNISSNITVPSTAKTGKTRMRVRFYDAWNVDPGPCGQVDRTTTQDFIISVRNP from the coding sequence ATGAAAAAAAGACGAATCAACCCGGGTTTTATTCTTGTCAGTTGTGTCTGTATCACGACGTTGTTTATGACGGCTTGTCAAAAAAATATCTTACAACCGAAGCTGGATTTAGAGTTGACTACCGCTGGTATTCCCAGTTCCGGAGCCGTACCGCAGGGTATGGAACTTTTCTGGCAGGATGAATTTAATGCCGGGCAACTAGACCGAACCAAATGGTTTACGGATTACTATTCAACATGTGACGGACCAGTTTGGAATGTTGTACTGAATTCACGCCCCCAACCTATTATGAATTTCACAGACAGTTCTATTATTCTATTGGGAGATGGTCGCATTTCTTCTATTCAGACATACGACTGGGGGAGCGATCAGAATAAACTGGATAATAGCCATGGCGGTTATTTTGAAGTTCGGGTGAAAAGGGGTAAGATAGACCCCAATGGACAGAATCCCAATACAGCTTTTTGGCTGGATGCTCCGGGTCCTGATGCGAAACGCTATATGGAGACTGGGAATACAGCTTTTGGAGCGACAGGTATAAGGCCCCGGGGTCAACTGTTTGAAATTGATGTGTTTGAGCTTTTAAATGCGCAATTCGTAATGCATGGAAATGTCTCGTCAACAGGATCATTTCAAGGAAATCTCGTAACTCATGTTGCTAACGGGTACACTCATATTGATAACTGGGTTACTCATGGCGTATTATGGGGGCCAGGCATCGTGAGTCATTACATTAATGGAAATCATATCAAAACTTACAGTAATAAAAGCAACATATATCCCCCTAATCATTTTATGAATGTACTTCTGGGAGCTTATCATAACGGAAAGATGGAAGTTGATTACATCAGAGGATATCGCTGGCCGCTTACAGGAGGTAATGAACTACCCAATCCGGGCTTCGATATAAATACAAATATGCTGCCTTGGGAAGGTACAGCAACATTAAGTACGACCACAAAATATTCAGGCACAGCCGCTGCAAGATTAGCTGCCGGACAGTATATCACACAATATGTTTACTTAGACAATAATACCAATTATCAGTTAAAATACTGGTTACAGGGAGTCGGTGATATGGTGGTCAGAGCAGAGAATATTACACCTGTAGTGGGGACCGCAACCAGTACATTTACAAAAGCATCAACAGCAGGATCTACATTTGTCAATGATGTCATGGATCTGAAAACAGAACCGATGTACGGTACTGATCTGAAGATCGTGAAACTCACTTTTACAAATATTGGTTCCAGTGTGATTACATTGGATAATATAGCACTTACTAAAGGTGGAAACGGCGGAATGAATAGTACAGGATACTGTTCTGCTTCAGGTGGAACGGCGGTTACTTCTGATCGTTATATTTCTTCGTTAAGCACTATAAATGCCATCCGTAATATCTCATACACAAATAATGTCAAGCCAGTCAATGGGTATAATTACTATTCGGCAGACAGCATTATTGTCTCACCTGGGGGATCATTTACCCTAAAAATGAATAATACCCCTGATACAAAATGGTCAAGAGTCAAAGTATATGTGGACTGGAATGGCAACGGTGACTTTGTGAGTGCAGGTGAAGATGTGTTAGCGCTAGGTAATGCATCACAGGATAATAGTTCTACTGTACTTAATGTCAGCAGTAATATAACTGTGCCGGCAACAGCAAAAGTGGGGAAAACACGTATGCGTGTTCGCTTTTACGACGCCTGGAATTCAGATCCGGGACCCTGCGGAGATGTAAATTATACGACTACACAGGATTTTGTAATATCTGTAAAAGGAGCAGAATATTGTACGGCCTCAGGTGGAATAAATGCAGCGGATCGTTATATTACTTCACTAAGTACTACAAATGCTGTCCGTAATATAGCCTATATAAACAACGTACAACCGGCTAACGGATACAATTATTATTCTGCTGACAGTATTGTGGTTTCAAAAGGAACTTCTTTCACATTAAAAATGAATAATACATCTAATACTAAATGGTCCCGGATCAAGGTATATGTAGACTGGAATGGCAATGGCGATTTTATCAGTGTCGGAGAGACTGTACTATCACTTGGTAATGCATCTCAGGACAATAGTGCAACTGTACTCAATATCAGCAGTAATATAACTGTACCATCAACAGCAAAAACCGGAAAGACCCGTATGCGTGTTCGCTTTTATGATGCCTGGAATGTTGATCCCGGTCCATGTGGTCAGGTGGATAGAACAACGACCCAGGATTTTATAATATCTGTTAGGAATCCATAA